The bacterium DNA segment TCGTCCCCATTCACCCCTCCACGTCCGCAACGCGGGCGTCGGATACGCAGTGCCACACGAGTGTGCGGCGCGCGCAACCGGCACGCGCCCGCCCCGATCTGCCCGGGGCGGCCACGCCGCCCTCGTCGGGTTCTACGCAAATTCCTGTCGGCCGTGACAGGTCCCTTTGGCGCCGCGCACAACCTGGGGCGCAAATGTTGTCGAATCAGCTAACGCGGAAGCACGGGCGATGGCCCCAACGGTGTCAAATGCCGCAGCTTCAGCTCTACATGGATGATCAACCGTTTGCTCGCGTCTGCGAGGTCCAGATCCCCGACCTGGCGCATCTGACGGAGACGGTAACGAATCGTATTCGGGTGCACCGCGAGTTTTGTCGCGACCGCGGTCACGTCCCCAAATGCGTCCAGATAGGCCTCCAGGGTCGCGACCAGCTCCGTGCCTCGCACTCGGTCATGCGACTCGAAGCGCTCGAGGTGCGGGTCGCGATAGCCTTCAGCGAGGTTGTGATCTCGGACCGTGCGTAACAGGCGGTAAATGCCGAGGTCGTCGTAGTTGACCGGCAACCGCCGCCCCAAGAATCCGCCGCAGATCCTCGCCGCTTCCGTAGCCTGCCGATACGCTTGCGGGAGGTGATCGAGCTCGTGCAGCACCCGACTCGCCCCAATCGAGAACGACAGTCTCGGAAACCGCTGAGGCAGGTGAGCGTGCAGCGCATCCGCGAGCGCGCGTACTCGGTCAGGCAACGCGGGTGTCTCGGGCGCCCCCGGCCGATCGCCGAACAAGACGACGGCGCTATCGCTCCGCAGCAGAGCCAGCGACCGCTCGCCGAATCGCCTCGCGATGGCGCGGATGGCGGCAAGCAGTTCGGCCTTGAGCGCCTGCACCCATGCTTCATCCTGGCCGTCGATGTGCGTCTCGAACTCGTCGATGTCAACGACCAGCACGGCGAACGGTTTCAACAGTTCGATCTGGAGGGCGTCCGCGCGGCGTCGGGCCGCGGTCTCGCTGACCACCTGGCCGTCGAGCAGGTCGACGAGGAATTCCCCGACGAGACGGGTGTGCGCCGTCTGCTCCGCCTCCTGACGGAGCAGCAACACAGCGGCGGTGGTCGCGGCCTGGGACAAAATACGGACCGCGTCCGGCGCCGGCGGCCGCCGCTGCTCCATGATCCAAATCTGCCCCAGGATCCGGTCGCCAGCCCGGATCGCGATCGCCGTGCGCGGGGCGAGCCCCAATCGGGGACAGGCTGGTACGCGGACGGGCAGGACGCTCCGATAGATTCGATTCATGGCCCCGCTCCGCTGGAGCCACTGCGCGATCTCAAGCGGCACCGCCTTGTTGAAGATGGTGTCGCGTCGCGCCCGGTCCACGGGTCCTGCCTGACGACTATATGCCACGAGCCGAAAGTTGGGGTCCTCTACGGTGACCGGGCTGCCCAGCAGTTCGGCGACGGCCTCGACGAGTTCGGCAATGGTGCTCGGAGCGCTAAGCAGCACCTGCCGATCTGGCACACGCCGTTTGCGCTTCGCCGGAGTGTGCCGCGCGCGCCTCGCTGCTGTCACCACGGACCCGTCATCAATTCGACTCACCATCCGGCCTCGTCCGCGCGGCGGGCATGCCCGGCCGCTCGCCAGGTCGCCCGCACCGGCTCACCACCGGCCGGACGCGGTCGCCCCGGGCATCGCCGTCCACTGAACGCCCCGCGCGATTGTCGGCTGGCGCCAGCACGGAACGTGACGTCGGCTCCCACACCACCCATCTCCAGCCTCACCTCCCTCGGCCCGACGCGCTGTCACTCCTCAATTGACCTCCGAGACCGAGATCCCTCCCTGCGTGTGTCCTCCCGATGCGCGGAGGTCGGCAGCGGTTCACCGCCCTCACCGGCGGTTCCTAGTTCTTGAAACATGAAGAGACCCGCGTCGATCAAGACGCGGCCTTGTTCCGTCGCTGAGGTTACGCAGAATGTTCTGTCAACTTTCATGGAGCCGAATCGGACCATCGCCCGATACCGGCACTGCCTCGACGCATCTAGGATGAACGCAAGCAGTCCGGGAGGAAGGGAGCACGGTCATGACTCGCAGGCACGCTGAGTATCGCATGGGGTGCTATCGAGTCGTCGAGCAGATCGACGACGAGCCGTGTGCGGACGGCACCACAGGGTTTCGGTGGCGTGCGACGGCCTTCGACGAAGCAGGCAGAATGCCGTGCGATGTGCAGTGGACGGCCCCGACCCCCGAGGAGGCCGAGCGGCAACTCGCGTTCGCGGTCAGCCGCATGAGGTTCACTTTGACGGAGCAGGGAGAACCACTCGTGTCGCTGTTGAAGTCCGCGTAAGGATCTGTTGAACCGCGAGGTGCCTTCGCATTTGTTGCTCACGTCGCGCAGGGAGAAGGGGGATCGAGGATGCGACAGGTTCTGGCGACGCTGGTCTTGGGGACGATACTGCCGCTCGGCACATCGATGGCGTGTGCTCATGGAGGCGTGCAGGCTTCGCCGATCGCGCACACGATCTCGACTCCGGCAGCGGATCTGCCCGACTACGACTACCCAAACGGCAACTGACGTCTTCGCGGAGTCACTGGCGACCCCCGGCGTGGTGCTTTGGGGGCCTGCCTATTGCGTGAGCCGGTTCCACGGCGCTCTCGTTGAACATGCTCAGCCTACTGTGTCTTCGCCGTGAGAACACAGCGGGCGCTGGTTGACACCCGGGGATTCGTCCCTGCATGCGTCAACGCTCGCAGGGCAGTTATCGGCGCTCGCGGCGCTCGTACGTCGCGCGGCATTCCCCCACCCCACCAGTCGTGTTGGTGTCGCCGTGCCCGACTGTCTGTCATCCCGATGCGCACGCGACGACCTGTGCTGGGTGCATCGTTCGCTGCTACGGATCCGGTTCTCCGACCGCGCGCATGCGGATCCCTCGGACTCCTCCGAGGGCGGATGCTAGGCCTCGCTCACGGCACGGTTTGCAGAAGTGGGGTCCACTTCTCTCCAGCTTCCGGGTGACACTTCAACCGACCCCGGATCGGTTGGGCAGTCGTTCCGTAGCCGTGTCAGCTCGTCAGACGAGTTGGCAACCGTGATAAGATCCCCGGTCTGACCCGGAATCTCTTGCCAGACCCGCAGCGTGCTATGTTCGGGGGGCATCGGCACACTCATCCCCGAAGAGTCAGATGGGCTCCTTCAACGAAGGTGCTCAGGCACAGATAATGGAAATTCCGGATATCGCCCGGTACGCGCATGCAAGGTCAACAGGGGGAGGTGCCAGATGACGCTTCAGCTTGGGGAGACAGCTCCGGACTTCGAGGCAGACACGACTGAAGGACACATCCGCTTTCATGAGTGGGTTGGCGACTCCTGGGCGATCCTGTTTTCACATCCCAAGGACTTCACGCCGGTCTGCACCACCGAGCTCGGGTACATGGCGAAGCTCAAGCCGGAGTTCGATCGGCGCAACAC contains these protein-coding regions:
- a CDS encoding helix-turn-helix domain-containing protein, encoding MLLSAPSTIAELVEAVAELLGSPVTVEDPNFRLVAYSRQAGPVDRARRDTIFNKAVPLEIAQWLQRSGAMNRIYRSVLPVRVPACPRLGLAPRTAIAIRAGDRILGQIWIMEQRRPPAPDAVRILSQAATTAAVLLLRQEAEQTAHTRLVGEFLVDLLDGQVVSETAARRRADALQIELLKPFAVLVVDIDEFETHIDGQDEAWVQALKAELLAAIRAIARRFGERSLALLRSDSAVVLFGDRPGAPETPALPDRVRALADALHAHLPQRFPRLSFSIGASRVLHELDHLPQAYRQATEAARICGGFLGRRLPVNYDDLGIYRLLRTVRDHNLAEGYRDPHLERFESHDRVRGTELVATLEAYLDAFGDVTAVATKLAVHPNTIRYRLRQMRQVGDLDLADASKRLIIHVELKLRHLTPLGPSPVLPR